The region TTGGCGACCTGGCTCTCGTGGGCCAGGTAGACCCAGTTGCCCTCGAAGATGTGCTTCATCTCGAGCTCGAAGAGTTCCTCGTCGGTGAAGATGCGGCGGTTGGTGCGGAACACGCCCGCCTCGGGGTCGTCGACGAGCGCGTTCGCCAGGACATCGGCGACGTGGGTACCGAAAGTGGTCACGGAAAGCCTCCAGCGGGGTGGTGGTGTGGTGCTTACCTGCACGCTCCCACTGAGTGGCACCAGTCACACTAGGCAGTTGCCTAGTCCTGGCCAGGACGTCTATCGATAAATAGCCACTATCAATCAGCTACAACTAGGTCTTTGTCATCGATGGATCGGCGGCCTACCGTAATCGTGTCGGCGGTCACACCGCCCGGGTCGAAGAGACCCAGGTGGTCCGCCGGCACACCATCGAGAGGACGGGACATGGAGCTGCGTCACCTGCGGTACTTCGTCGCCGTGGCCGACACCTGCCACTTCGGTCGGGCCGCCGAGCAGCTGCACATCGCCCAGCCCGCGTTGTCGTACGCGATCCGCCAGCTCGAAGGCGAACTGGACGCAACGCTGTTCACCCGCACCACCCGGCAGGTCTCTCTCACTCCGGCCGGGGAGTTCCTGCGCGCCGAAGCGACCCGGATCCTCGATGCCGTCGACGACGCCGAGAGCGGGGTGCGCCGCATCGCTGCCGGCCGCAGCGGCCTGCTGCGGCTGGGTCTCACCGGCACCGCCGCGTTCTCCCATCTGCCGCGGATCGCGCGGATCGTCCGTCGGGAACTTCCCGCCGTCGCGCTCGACATCTCCTCCGACGTGCTCACCCCCGACCAGTGCGACGGATTGCGCACCGGCGCCCTCGATCTCGGGGTCCTGCGCCCGCCCGCGGTCGGTGACGACATCGACGTCCGCACGATCGACGTCGAGCGGCTCGTGCTGGCGGTGTCGGCGGATCACCGGCTGGCCGTCGAACCGGTGGTCGCGATGGCCGATCTGCGCAGCGAATCGTTCATCGGCTACGGGAGCCACGATTCCGCCGTCAACCACGCCGTGCTGCGCAGTGCCCGGCGCGCCGGATTCGTGCCGCATCGTGAGCACAGCGCACCGAGCACCGCGGTGCTGCTCGCCCTCGTGGCCGCCGGGCTCGGCGTGGCCGTCGTCCCCGCCTCGGTGCGGGCCCTGCCGCTGCACGGCGTCGTGTTCCGCGACCTCGCCGACGGCGGCACCATCGAGCTGGCGCTGGCATGGCGGCACGGTGTCGACAACCCCGTTGTCGATGCCGTCGTCGCGCTGCTGGCCGCCGAGCTGGCTCCGGCCGCCGGCATCACAATCGCCCAGGAGAACTCATGAAAATCGCCGCAGTGGAGGCGATTCCGTTCGCCATTCCCTACACCAAGCCCCTGAAGTTCGCCTCCGGCGAGGTGCACTCGGCCGACCACGTGCTGGTCCGGGTGCACACCGACGAAGGCATCGTCGGGGTCGCCGAGGCGCCGCCCCGCCCGTACACCTACGGCGAGACCCAGGACGGGATCATCGCCGTGATCCGGCAGATCTTCGCACCACAGCTCGTCGGCCTGACGCTCACCGAACGTGAAGTCGTCACCGCGCGCCTGGCGCGCACCGTCGGCAATCCCACCGCGAAAGCCGCTGTGGACATGGCGATCTGGGATGCACTCGGACGCAGCCTGGACGTGTCCGTCAACGCGTTGCTGGGCGGCTACACCGACCGCATGCGGGTCAGCCACATGCTGGGGTTCGACTCGCCGGAGAAGATGGTCGCCGAGGCCGAGCGCATCGTCGACCGCTACGGCATCAGGACTTTCAAGGTCAAGGTGGGCCGTCGCCCGGTCGAACTCGACACCGCTGTGGTGCGTGCCCTGCGCGGGCATTTCGGTGACACCATCGAGCTCTACGTCGACGGCAACCGGGGCTGGACGGCAGCGGAATCGTTGCGGGCCATGAAGGAGATGGCCGATCTCGACCTGCTGTTCGCCGAGGAACTGTGCCCGGCCGACGACGTCCTCGGTCGTCGATGGCTGGTGGGACACCTCGACGTGCCGTTCATCGCCGACGAGTCGGTGCCCACCCCGGCCGACGTGACCCGCGAGGTGATCGGCGGCTCGGCCACGGCGATCAGCATCAAGACCGCGCGCACCGGGTTCACCGGGTCGCGGCGGGTGCACCACCTCGCCGAGGGCCTCGGCCTCGAGGTCGTCATCGGCAACCAGATCGACGGCCAGATCGGCACCGCCTGCGCGGTGTCCTTCGGCGCCGCGTTCGAGCTCACCACGCGGCGGGCCGGCGAGCTGTCGAACTTCCTGGACATGTCCGATGACCTGCTCACTGTCCCGCTGCGCATCCGCGACGGCGAGTTGCACGTGCCGCCGGGACCGGGACTCGGGATCGAGATCGACCCCGACAAGCTCGACCGCTACCGCGCGGACCGCTGAGAACTTCCCGGTCAGCCCACCGGGACAACCGAACATCAACGCAGAGAAAAGGTACGAGCATGACCACCATCGAGAATCCGACCGACGTCGCGACCGCCGCCGCCTCCGGCGCCTCGGCCACGGCGCGCTTCCACACCGACAAGTCCCCCTTCGAGGCCGTCAAGGACACCCCGAAGGAGCGGGTGAACGTCCTGGCCCGCGAGGTGCTCGCCGCGGTGCACGACACCATCCGCCGGCACCGGGTGACCTACGACGAATACAACGCGCTCAAGGCGTGGCTGATCAACGTCGGCGCCGACGGCGAATGGCCGTTGTTCCTCGACGTGTGGGTCGAACACGTCGTCGAGGACGTCGCCACCGATCATCGCGAGGGCAACAAGGGCACCATCGAGGGCCCCTACTACGTGCCGGGCTCCCCCGAGCGGGGCGCCCGCGGCGCCATCCCGATGCGCGACGACGAGAAGGGCACCCGCCTGCTGTGGGAGGGGACCATCACGTCGACCGAGGGCACGCCGCTGCCCGGCAGCGTCGAACTCTGGCACGCCGACTCCGAGGGGTTCTACTCGCAGTTCGCACCGAACCTGCCCGAGTGGAATCTGCGCGGCACGTTCACGGCCGGACCCGACGGCGCCTTCGAGATCACCACGGTGCGTCCCGCGCCCTACCAGATCCCCACCGACGGCTCGTGCGGCAAGCTGATCGCCGCCGCGGGCTGGCACGCGTGGCGGCCGGCGCACCTGCACGTCAAGGTGTCGGCGCCCGGACACGAGCAGCTCACCGCGCAGCTGTACTTCCCGGGCGATCCGCACAACGACGACGACATCGCCGACGCCGTCAAGCCCGAGCTGGTCCTCGACCCGCAGCCGATGTCCGACGGATCGCAGAAGATCGTCTACGATTTCGTGCTCGACCCGGAAAAAGGCTGAGCGGCAATGCGTTATCACGTACGCATGGATGTGCATCTGCCCGCCGGGATCGACCCGCAGGAGTGTGCCGAGTTGGTCGCCCGGGAGAAGAAGTACTCCCAGGGCCTTCAGCGGGCCGGCAAGTGGCCGCACATCTGGCGCATCGTCGGCGAGTACGCGAACTTCTCCATCTTCGACGTGGACTCCAACGACGAGCTGCACCAGCTTCTTTCGGGGCTTCCGCTGTTCCCGTACATGACCATCCACGTGACGCCCCTGGCCGTGCACCCGTCCGACATCGCACTCGCCGACTGAGGAGAACCGACACCGTCGTCGTAGCATGGCTTAGCCTTGCCCATGTGTCCGGACAGCTCGACGCGGGCCAGCTCGCGGCGCTGGCGGCTGTGGTCGAGTTCGGCAGCTTCGACGCCGCCGCCGAACATCTGCACGTCACGCCGTCGGCCATCAGCCAGCGCATCAAAGCGCTCGAGCAGCGCGTCGGCCAGGTGCTGGTACTGCGCGAAAAACCCTGTGCCGCGACCGCTGCGGGCGCGCCCATCCTGCGACTCGCCGCGCAGACCCAGCTGCTGCAGGCCGAGGCGCTCGCCGAAATGCAGGGCGGCTCCGCCGAGCTGCCGCGGATCGCGCTCGCCGTCAACGCCGATTCGATGGCGACGTGGTTCACCGGCGTCTTCGCCCGGTTGCCCGGCGTGTTGTTCGACGTGCGCATCGAGGACCAGGACCACTCCGCCCGGTTGCTCCGCGAGGGCGTGGTGATGGGCGCTGTCACCACCGAGCGCACGCCGGTGAGCGGGTGTCGCGTCCGGTCGCTGGGCGTGATGCGGTACCGGCCCGTGGCCAGCCCGTCCTACGTCACTCGGTACCTGCCCGACGGATTCACCGCCGAGGCGGCCTCGCTGGCACCGTCGCTTGCCTGGAATCACTCCGATGCGCTGCAAGACCAGTTGGTGCGCAAGGCGTTTCGCCGCGCGGTCCGGCGGCCGGTGCACTACATCCCCACCGCGGCCGGCTTCGGCGCCGCCGTCGCGGCCGGACTGGGCTGGGGCATGTACCCCGAGCAGCTCATCGACGACAGCTTCGTCGAGATCACCCACCATCACCTCGACGTGCCGCTGTACTGGCAGTGCTGGAAGCTCGACAGCCCCACCGTCGGAGGGGTTACCGACGCCGTCCTCGCGGCCGCGGCGGGGCTGCGCCGCAGCCGGTGAGGACCGACAGGAACAATCGTCGGCATGGGTTCGTCGGTCACGGTGCGCATTCTGGGCGTCGGCATGGGCCCGCAGCACGTCACCGCTGAGGTCGCCGACGCGCTGCGGACGGTCGACTACGTGCTCGGCGCGGAGAAGTCCGCGGACGACCGGCTGCTCGAGCTGCGCCGCGCGATCCTGCGGGCATACCCGGGGCGCAACGGCCCGGCCGAGCTCGTGGCGCTGGCCGACCCGCAGCGCGACCGCTCGGCGGGGCTGACGACACCCGGTTACGAGTCCGCCGTCGCCGGATGGCACGACGCCCGCGCCGCGCAGTACGCCGCCGTGTTGCGGCAACGGGGCGGCACCGCCGCGTTCCTGGTGTGGGGTGACCCGTCGCTGTACGACTCGACGATCCGGGTCGTGGAGAAGGTTCGCGCCCTGTTGAAAGGGCAGGCCGACGTCGACTACGACGTCCTGCCCGGGATCAGCGCCCCGCAGCTCCTCGCCGCCCGGCACCGCATCGTGCTGCACGAGGTCGGCCGTCCGGTGCACGTCACCACCGGGCGCCGCCTGCAGGAGGCCGTCGCTGCCGGCATGGACAACATCGTCGCGATGCTCAACCCGCCGCCCGAGCGTCTCGACTTCACCGGGCTCGCGGACTGGACGATCTGGTGGGGGGCCAACCTGGGTGCGCCGGGCGAGCGGCTCCTGAGCGGGCGGCTCGCCGACGTGGTGCCCCAGATCCCCGACGCCCGGGCCGCCGCGGAGGAGAGCGACGGCTGGGTGATGGATCTGTTCCTCGCGAGGAAGACCTGATGGCCGGCCTGTTGGTCGCCGGGACGACGAGCGATGCCGGCAAGAGCCTGGTCACCACCGGGCTCTGCCGGGCGCTGGCCCGCCGCGGGGTCAAGGTCGCGCCGTATAAGGCGCAGAACATGTCGAACAATTCGATGGTGTGCGCCGGGCCCTCCGTGGCGAGCGAAGCGACGGGGGATGGTTCCGGTCACGGGGTGGAGATCGGGCGCGCGCAGTGGGTGCAGGCGCTCGCGGCGCGCGCCGTACCGGAAGCGGCCATGAACCCGGTGCTGCTCAAGCCGGGAAGCGATCACCGCAGCCATGTCGTGCTGATGGGCCGGCCCTGGGGTGAGGTGTCCTCGGCCGACTGGCTGGAGGGCAGACGGGCGCTGGGCGAGGCCGCGCACGCCGCCTACGACGACCTCGCCTCGCGCTTCGACGTCGTCATCGCCGAAGGCGCCGGAAGTCCCGCCGAGATCAACCTGCGCGCCGGCGATTACGTCAACCTCGGTCTTGCCCGCCATGCGAATCTGCCGGCCGTCGTCGTCGGCGACATCGACCGCGGCGGGGTCTTCGCCGCGTTTTTCGGCACCGTCGCACTGCTGTCCCCGGACGACCAGGCGCTCGTCGCCGGGTTCGTCGTCAACAAGTTCCGCGGCGACGTCGGGTTGCTCGCCCCCGGCTTGCGGGACCTGGAACGCGTGACCGGTCGGCGGGTGTTCGGCACGCTGCCGTGGCGGTCGGACGTCTGGCTGGATTCCGAGGACGCCCTCGATCTGTTCGGCCGCGTGTCGTCGCGACCCGGCGCACGCCGCGTCGCGGTAATCCGTCTGCCCCGCATCAGCAACTTCACCGACGTCGACGCCCTCGGACTCGAACCCGACCTCGACGTCGTCTTCGCCTCGCAGGCAGGCGCTCTCGCCGATGCCGAGCTCATCGTGCTGCCCGGCACCCGGTCGACGATCGCCGATCTGGCCTGGCTCCGATCGCGCGGACTCGACCGCGCGATCGTGGCCCACGCCGCCGCCGGCCGACCGGTCCTCGGCATCTGCGGCGGTTTCCAGATGCTGGGCCGCACCGTCCGCGATCCCGCCGGGATCGAAGGTGCCGCCACCGAGGTCGCCGGTCTCGGGCTGCTCGACATCGAGACGAATTTCGTTGCGCAGAAAGCACTCCGATTGCCCACCGGATCCTGGCTCGGTGCGCAGGCAGCCGGCTACGAGATCCACCACGGCCGGATCTCGGTGGGCGCCGGTGTCGACGAGTTCCTCGGCGGCGCGCGGGCCGGTTCGGTGTTCGGGACGATGTGGCACGGCGCGTTCGAAGGGGACGAACTGCGGGTCCGCTTCCTGCGCGAAGCGCTCGGTCTCGAGCCGTCCGGCGTGTCCTTTCCGCGCGCCCGCGACGAACGACTCGATCTGCTCGGCGATCTCGTCGAACAGCACCTCGACGTCGAGGCCCTGCTCGCATTGATCGGACAGGGCCCACCCCGCGGCCTTCCGTTCCTGCCCCCGGGTGCGCCGTGAGAATTCTGCTGCTCGGCGGAACGTCGGAGGCGCGGTCCTTGGCCGCGCTGCTGGCCGAGCACGCCGAGGTGACGACGTCGCTGGCCGGCCGGGTCAGCCAACCGCGGCTGCCCGT is a window of Mycolicibacterium chubuense NBB4 DNA encoding:
- a CDS encoding mandelate racemase/muconate lactonizing enzyme family protein — encoded protein: MKIAAVEAIPFAIPYTKPLKFASGEVHSADHVLVRVHTDEGIVGVAEAPPRPYTYGETQDGIIAVIRQIFAPQLVGLTLTEREVVTARLARTVGNPTAKAAVDMAIWDALGRSLDVSVNALLGGYTDRMRVSHMLGFDSPEKMVAEAERIVDRYGIRTFKVKVGRRPVELDTAVVRALRGHFGDTIELYVDGNRGWTAAESLRAMKEMADLDLLFAEELCPADDVLGRRWLVGHLDVPFIADESVPTPADVTREVIGGSATAISIKTARTGFTGSRRVHHLAEGLGLEVVIGNQIDGQIGTACAVSFGAAFELTTRRAGELSNFLDMSDDLLTVPLRIRDGELHVPPGPGLGIEIDPDKLDRYRADR
- a CDS encoding cobyric acid synthase, which gives rise to MAGLLVAGTTSDAGKSLVTTGLCRALARRGVKVAPYKAQNMSNNSMVCAGPSVASEATGDGSGHGVEIGRAQWVQALAARAVPEAAMNPVLLKPGSDHRSHVVLMGRPWGEVSSADWLEGRRALGEAAHAAYDDLASRFDVVIAEGAGSPAEINLRAGDYVNLGLARHANLPAVVVGDIDRGGVFAAFFGTVALLSPDDQALVAGFVVNKFRGDVGLLAPGLRDLERVTGRRVFGTLPWRSDVWLDSEDALDLFGRVSSRPGARRVAVIRLPRISNFTDVDALGLEPDLDVVFASQAGALADAELIVLPGTRSTIADLAWLRSRGLDRAIVAHAAAGRPVLGICGGFQMLGRTVRDPAGIEGAATEVAGLGLLDIETNFVAQKALRLPTGSWLGAQAAGYEIHHGRISVGAGVDEFLGGARAGSVFGTMWHGAFEGDELRVRFLREALGLEPSGVSFPRARDERLDLLGDLVEQHLDVEALLALIGQGPPRGLPFLPPGAP
- the cobF gene encoding precorrin-6A synthase (deacetylating), translated to MGSSVTVRILGVGMGPQHVTAEVADALRTVDYVLGAEKSADDRLLELRRAILRAYPGRNGPAELVALADPQRDRSAGLTTPGYESAVAGWHDARAAQYAAVLRQRGGTAAFLVWGDPSLYDSTIRVVEKVRALLKGQADVDYDVLPGISAPQLLAARHRIVLHEVGRPVHVTTGRRLQEAVAAGMDNIVAMLNPPPERLDFTGLADWTIWWGANLGAPGERLLSGRLADVVPQIPDARAAAEESDGWVMDLFLARKT
- the catC gene encoding muconolactone Delta-isomerase; this translates as MRYHVRMDVHLPAGIDPQECAELVAREKKYSQGLQRAGKWPHIWRIVGEYANFSIFDVDSNDELHQLLSGLPLFPYMTIHVTPLAVHPSDIALAD
- the catA gene encoding catechol 1,2-dioxygenase, coding for MTTIENPTDVATAAASGASATARFHTDKSPFEAVKDTPKERVNVLAREVLAAVHDTIRRHRVTYDEYNALKAWLINVGADGEWPLFLDVWVEHVVEDVATDHREGNKGTIEGPYYVPGSPERGARGAIPMRDDEKGTRLLWEGTITSTEGTPLPGSVELWHADSEGFYSQFAPNLPEWNLRGTFTAGPDGAFEITTVRPAPYQIPTDGSCGKLIAAAGWHAWRPAHLHVKVSAPGHEQLTAQLYFPGDPHNDDDIADAVKPELVLDPQPMSDGSQKIVYDFVLDPEKG
- a CDS encoding LysR family transcriptional regulator ArgP encodes the protein MSGQLDAGQLAALAAVVEFGSFDAAAEHLHVTPSAISQRIKALEQRVGQVLVLREKPCAATAAGAPILRLAAQTQLLQAEALAEMQGGSAELPRIALAVNADSMATWFTGVFARLPGVLFDVRIEDQDHSARLLREGVVMGAVTTERTPVSGCRVRSLGVMRYRPVASPSYVTRYLPDGFTAEAASLAPSLAWNHSDALQDQLVRKAFRRAVRRPVHYIPTAAGFGAAVAAGLGWGMYPEQLIDDSFVEITHHHLDVPLYWQCWKLDSPTVGGVTDAVLAAAAGLRRSR
- a CDS encoding LysR family transcriptional regulator, giving the protein MELRHLRYFVAVADTCHFGRAAEQLHIAQPALSYAIRQLEGELDATLFTRTTRQVSLTPAGEFLRAEATRILDAVDDAESGVRRIAAGRSGLLRLGLTGTAAFSHLPRIARIVRRELPAVALDISSDVLTPDQCDGLRTGALDLGVLRPPAVGDDIDVRTIDVERLVLAVSADHRLAVEPVVAMADLRSESFIGYGSHDSAVNHAVLRSARRAGFVPHREHSAPSTAVLLALVAAGLGVAVVPASVRALPLHGVVFRDLADGGTIELALAWRHGVDNPVVDAVVALLAAELAPAAGITIAQENS